The sequence AGGAAAGCGAAAAAGAGCAAGCAGAAGTTTCAGACAGGGAATCGGCGAATTCCCGAGTAGAGCTATCCCCAGAAGCGTTAATTTCTAACGAATCGGAGTTAGCTCCGGATATCGAATACTTTGGTAACCCGTTTTTTAGTATTCCCGAACCTGAAACTACTTCAGAATCGGATTTAACGGAACCGCCGCCACTTCCAGCCGATTCGACCTTTGATTTTAAGGAAGCAGAAGAAGCATTGTGGAAAGAGTTAGAAAGGTTAACTAACGATACCGTGGAATTAAAAAATATCACTTTGCCAGACCGTCGGGAAGTAGCAGATCCCGCTACCAGCATACCAGTACCAGATGAAGCGATCGCAGAAACAGAATTAGCGCAAACCGATCTAATTCCTCAATTGGAAACTCAATTACCATCACCCGTAACTTCCTCGGAATTGAAAATCGCGGCTGCTCCTACAACTGGCAATACTCCCAACTGGCCTTCACCTGTAGTTTATCCCCAGCGTCCCACTAAGAAAATTAAATCATTAGCGGCGATCGATCTGCCCAGCTTTCCCCCACTCAAAAAAGTTTGACCGTCATCGCCAAATTGTCAGGGCTGCATCTTCATCGACTCAGAGCATCAGGATCGGTTTTGCTTCTAATTATTACCAGAAGCCTTTTTTTAAAAGTTTATATGGCGTGCCGTATGCGATACGCAATCGAGACTTTTTGATTAAGAGATTTTCATCGTGCTAGTGGATTTCTGTTCTGCGCTGCTGCATCTACAGTTTGTTCGATTCTGTTCAACCTTGTTTGCGGACGTTTAGCGCTTTCAATCTAAAATGAGATATCTTTTTCGATGAATTACTAAAAAAATTATAGAAGTCAGAATTTAGATTCTGACTCCTAAATTCTAGCTCCTAAATTCTGACTCCTGAATTCTGACTCCTGAATTCTGACTTGTGAATTCTAGCTCCTGACAATTGAAAACTGCGAGACTTGGGACGCCCTACCCCAGAGGTAAAAGCATAACTTTGGGTAAGCAGCCACAACCATAATGCGGGATATCGTTTTTCCAGCCAAGGCTGTTGATGTTTTAGCCAATTAGGAAACCAACCTGCGAGTAACCAACTGACGATCGCGCCGATCGTAAAATCGAGATAACTACCCAACCAGCGAAAAATATCTTTAGCGCCAGCTAAGTCCCAAATCCAAAGTAGCAAAGCCGGGTTGATTTTGGCAGCTTTCAGGGCTAGGCGATTAAAAGTCAGCCAATCAGTGCGATCCTTAATAAAAGTTTCTGCCACTTGGGGAGAGTCAGTTGCCAAAATGCCAAAAAAGGTATTTAGCATAGAATTGATTCGGGCTGGCGGAATATGCCGTCCGGTCGGAACCATCATCCCTTTTGAGAATAACCAAGTAACCGCGACGTTACTTTGATAAGGGCGAATTTGATTCAAATGCTTTGCACTTAAGAGGTTGTGTTGGAGTGCGGTATCCAAAAGTTCCGTTAATCGTCCCAAATTGCGAACCAGGGAACCAAAGCCTGTAAAAATTAAGGGAGATTGAAGAGAGGCAGCATCGCCGATCGCAATTAGTCTGTCATATGCCACCGCGCGATCGCTACTCCCCACGCTAAAATGTCCCGGAATATAACCAAAAGTCGGCTTCTTCCACACCAATTTATCCATATCGCAACGGCGATACTCTGGCAAAATAGTGAAAAAATCCTCATACATTTCTAAGAGAGAACCGGGGTTTTGCTTATTTACCTGATGGTAATGAAACAAATAAATCGTGATGTCATCCCCTTCGGCGGGAAATAATTCCCAAATCAACTGGCGTCCTCGCGAAACATCCCCATGACTGTAGAGAACATCCCCATATTGAACATCCCACACTCCCGGCTCAAATCCACTCAGTACAGCCCCCACCGTCGGACAAACGCTGTCAAAAGCGCGACCGCCATTCAACTGCCAAGAAATGGGAGAAGCGGTTCCCATCGCATCCACCAGCAATCTACCAGTCGCTTTTCGCTCTGCGCGATCGGGTAAGTACTGAGTTGTAATAGTTACTTTTGTTTTGTCGATGTCCGCCCTGATGAATTCCGTTTCATCCCAAATTTCTCCTCCGGCTGCTCGCAGTTTTTCCCCGCAAACCCGCAATAATTTCTCAGCATCCAAACCTACATTTAATACTGTGGGTGTATGTAAAACCAGTGCTTTTAAGTGGGATGGATTATTGCTGTCAAAAAATTTACTAAATCCGTCAACATATTCTCTGGCAATCACGCTTTCAAACTCATCAGGTGTAAACAAACCCAAATCGATTAAGCTTTGAAACTCGCTGCGAGAAATATTCCACTCCCGATTCATCCTGCCGAAAGGCAACCTTTCCACCAGCAACACTCGATAGCCTAATTGAGCCATCACTGCGGCGTGAATGACCCCCAACGCGCCACCGATGTATATTAAGTCGTAAGTATGAGAAGACGAGAGGGTAAGGTTTTGTTCCTTCTCCCCCTCATCGATCGAGAACACTACCTGCTTTGGTTGCTGGGGGTTGCGAACGCCTTCCCGCCAACGTTGTTCCCACCAATAAACCCGCTTCAGGTCATATTCGCCATTGGGCATTTTTTGGAAAAAACGTACCGTTTGCGGGTAATCCGGCGCTAATGCTGCAAAGATAGACTGGTGGGATAAGTCGATCGCAGGTGGTTCAGGGTAATGGTAGGGAAACTGCTGGCGAATTTCGTCAGTCAGCTTTTGCAAAAATTGTTTCTCTTGGGCGATCGGTTTCTCTTCCCAGCGAAATACCTTTAAATAGGTAGTCCGCTGCACCGACCAAACAAATGCAGAAATTTCTGGAAAGTTTGTCGCATGGTTTGTAGTATTGGATGACTTCACTACAAAGCCATCTGGAGTAACGATCTTTTCGCCGTAGCCCGGATTGAATTCTTCTTGTAACCAAGTCCGCACGGCTCCTATATCCGGGGTAGGAACTTCTAAATAAAGGATTTCTTTCATTTTGACGATCTTTGTGTGATTTAAGCTACATAAAAAGGCAGAGTTGACCGATGCTCAAAATACGGTAAACTTCCGGATACTAAACAATGTCTTAAAAAACTTTACAACTTTCTCATTTTTCTGAAGCTAGGAGATTCTTTTTTTAAAAGGCCATGATTTATCAGATTCCAGCCAATCCACAGGAAGTGGCGGCTTTACGACAAAAACCTGTTGATGAAGAATTAGTAGCCGCTGCGATCGCAGGCGTGATCGGCATCTCTCGTTCGCAAGGCAAATCCTTAGACCAGTTAACTGCCGAATTGCTAGCAGATGACAACTTACTGGACTTAGAACAACGCCGTTGGCTCAAAGATGTAGTCGCTCACGCTTGGGAAAAGCTAGCTTAGCTGTGAGCGATTAGGGAAAGGGAAAGGATGAAGGATGAATTCAGGAGCCAGAATTCAGAATTCAGAATTCTCCGAATCAAAAGTCATAAATTTTCCTTTCCCCTTTCCCCCTGCTCCCCTGCTCCCCATCCCCCCTGCCCCCTCCGTCTTTCCTTTAAACCATGCCTTTTCAACCCCTGCGTCAACTTAGCCAGCGAATCGTCCACTTTTGGCAGCAAAATATCAGTTCCAAACTGCTGCCTTTGCTGTCCACCATTCGGATTGTGGGATTAGCGGTAGCTGGGTTGTCCATATGGGGATTTGCTGCCATTGCAGAGGATGTTTTAGAAAAAGAAACCAATACCCTCGACACTGCTATTTTACTGGGCATTAGAACCTTGCATACTCCTCTGGGCGATCGAATGGCGATCGCGGTGACTTTTCTGGGAGAGCCAACAGTTTTGCTGGTAATTTGTTTCGCGATCGGAATTGGTTTGCTAATAAATCACAAAAGAGCACAAGCAACCACTTTAGCGATCGCTGCCACAGGCGCGGTTGCTCTCAATTATTCGCTCAAAGACTTGTTTGCTCGCGCTAGACCTGCTCTGTGGGAAAGGATCGTCGATGTCGGTTCTTACAGCTTTCCCAGCGGTCATGCGATGATTTCTCTGGTAGTTTATGGCACGATCGGCTATTTGCTGGCAATTTTATTTCGTCGCTGGCAGAAATTGATTTTATTATTGACAATTCTATTAATTATTGCTATTGGTTTTACTCGCCTCTATTTGGGAGTCCACTGGCCTACTGATGTAGTAGCTGGATATGCAGGGGGATTAGTTTGGTTAGTTACCTGTATTCTCAGTTTGGAAGTTTGGCGGCAACGAAATTCCTTTGGCAGCATAGCCAAACCCAATTCCAAAAACAGCAAATGAGAAAATTAAGCCTCGTTTTCCCATCTTTTAAAGACTCTCAAAACCAAAATACATAAAAAAGTGCCAACTAAACTCAGTTGCCACAATCCACAACCAGCTGCTACGCCCAAAGCTGCTGAAACCCAAATTGCCGCAGCAGAAGTAAGCCCGCGTATCCGAATTGCCCCAGATTTCGATTGCCCTTCCCTTAAAATCTCTCCACCACCCAAAAAGCCAATCCCGGTGGTGATACCCTGAATTACCCGGCTGATACTGTCGGCATCTGGTTGCGAACTTTTTAGTTCGATCGCGATTAATACAAAAACAGCTGCGCCAAAACTAACCAGCATATGAGTTCTAAAGCCTGCTGGTTTGTGCCTCAATTCGCGTTCCCAACCAATTACCCCTCCCACCAGTAAAGATAGGCTGAGGCGAAAAATTAAATTAATCCAATAGTTGTCAAACATTACGCTATATATATAACTGATATAACAGACATCAAAAATAAAAAAGGCGAGGTTTTCCCCGCCAAAATAGTAGGTGGTAGATAAACCACTAACTATTATTAAATATTGTCTTTGAGGCTAAAGGGCATCTAATTTGGATATTTTTAGCGTTAGAGAAAAACTGCCAATTTTTCTCCCCATCCCGCCATCAGCCAGAATATCCTAATTAAATGCTTCCGCAGCTTACCTTTTTTACTTTGTTTCCATCTCCAAGGGGTAAAATTCCCTAGTATCCGGCGAATATTCCCAAGCAATACCTTCCGGATCTCTACTACGGCTCCATTCAGCAAAATCCGATTGGTCTCTTCGTTTCATCACCGTACTGGAGTGAACGTCGAGTCTCCTGGCGAGTTCCGACTGGATGAGAGATTGCAGAATTCTGTGAGTTTTCGGCAAAGGTTCGTCTGAGGTTTCCCTCTTTTCAGGTAATGGTTCGGAAAGTTCTTCCGCTACCTGAGTTGCCGCTATTCGATCGTTATGAGGTAACTCGTCTAGATGGGCTGAGAAAGCTTCTATCGCTTTACCAGTAGACAATTCGTTAATTTTCCTTTCCAAGCGATCGATCGCAATACCATCACTACTAGGGCTAACGGTGGTGGTTTCCCGCTCTTGCCTTTCTAGTTCTTGGTCTGGGGCACTGTCATCAAATATGACACCAAGAGTATTAGCGGTAATAAAGTAATACGCCGTACCTTTATCTTCATACTCCAGAAGTCTGGCCCCAAATTCATCCGCTTTTCGATCTAAATACCGTTTTGCTGCCGTTCCAGACAGATTTGCTTTGATTGACAAATCTAGTGGAGTAACGCAGCCTCGATTGTCATCGATCAGCTGGTGAAAGATCGGGTCAATTTGTTGGCTCCATTGTTGCCATTGATAGCGCTGCCAAACGCTAATCGTTCCGCCCAGCAAAACCAGTAGCAAAACTGCTGGCCAAGCTTTGAACAGAATGACGAGGGCAAGCGCTATGGGGATAATCAGTATGAGAACGCCTGTGGCGCTGTTATCTATTGCTTTTCCAGCCATGTCTTTTGCTGCAAATTCACTTCATGGCAAATCACTCAATCTTAATCTTTGCAAACTTTGGGATCACAATTGCAAGGGATGAACGCTGAAGTATAAAGGATGAAGTCTGAAGTTAAGAGTCAGAAGGCAGAATTAACAAATTTTCCCTTTCCCTTTCCCTTTCTTTTTCCCTTTCCCCCTGCCCCCTGCCCTCTAGCCCTTAGTCCCTTTCCTCTCCTTCTTTTGCTTCATCAGGGTTACTAGAAAAGCTCCTAAAATCAGTCCCACTGCCTGCACTAAGTAAGCAATGCCTCCTGAGTTGACGCCGCCAGGGATGTTTAAGCTACCGATACCGTAAAACATCTGCTGTAGGAACCACCAAACTAGATAAAACATTGCTGGCAACTGGATGGGGATAAATACGATCGCTAAAGGCAAAATGGTATCGATTTTTGCTTTGGGAAAGAAGACCGGGTACGCACCTAAGATAAACGCGATCGCATTATTTGCCCCCACTACAGGTATCGCCTGCGCGGGTTGAACTAACACTTGTAAAATACCCGTTACAATTCCACCAAGTAGGTAAAACCCTAGATAGCGCCCGTGTCCCAGCAATTCTTCTACTCGCCGTCCGAATACCGATAAAAAGATCAGATTGCCCAAAATCTGGCTGAAACTGGCGTGGAGAAACATCGCAGACAGCAGAGAACCGGAAAAAACTATGGCTGCGACGATCGCGGCTGGGTTTCCAGTGGTAATACTTGCGATCGGCGTACTAATCTTTACCGGAATTAAACCCAGGTTTTGCACGAAATTACCTAGTTCTCCCGTAAATTCCAGCCTGATTTCCCATAAAAACAAAGCAATATTAAGGCCAATTAACAAATAATTGACAATTGGCTGGCTACGGCTGGGAACTCGATCGGCAATGGGAATCATCTGAAATTCGTTTAAAATATTTTACCTAAAAATGTGGGATGAATGCCCCCGTTAAGCTGCGCTGTAACGGGGGATGAAATCCAACCAACAACTCAGAAGCGTTCGCGTAGCGTTGCGTAGCAATAGCAACGATTTAATCATACAATTGTCGGGTAAACTGTGCTATAATAACAATGAATCCAAGACCCTTGGGAATCATGTTAGTTGTAGAAGCCAAGCTAAAG comes from Leptolyngbyaceae cyanobacterium and encodes:
- a CDS encoding rhomboid family intramembrane serine protease — its product is MIPIADRVPSRSQPIVNYLLIGLNIALFLWEIRLEFTGELGNFVQNLGLIPVKISTPIASITTGNPAAIVAAIVFSGSLLSAMFLHASFSQILGNLIFLSVFGRRVEELLGHGRYLGFYLLGGIVTGILQVLVQPAQAIPVVGANNAIAFILGAYPVFFPKAKIDTILPLAIVFIPIQLPAMFYLVWWFLQQMFYGIGSLNIPGGVNSGGIAYLVQAVGLILGAFLVTLMKQKKERKGTKG
- a CDS encoding phosphatase PAP2 family protein; this translates as MPFQPLRQLSQRIVHFWQQNISSKLLPLLSTIRIVGLAVAGLSIWGFAAIAEDVLEKETNTLDTAILLGIRTLHTPLGDRMAIAVTFLGEPTVLLVICFAIGIGLLINHKRAQATTLAIAATGAVALNYSLKDLFARARPALWERIVDVGSYSFPSGHAMISLVVYGTIGYLLAILFRRWQKLILLLTILLIIAIGFTRLYLGVHWPTDVVAGYAGGLVWLVTCILSLEVWRQRNSFGSIAKPNSKNSK
- a CDS encoding MgtC/SapB family protein translates to MFDNYWINLIFRLSLSLLVGGVIGWERELRHKPAGFRTHMLVSFGAAVFVLIAIELKSSQPDADSISRVIQGITTGIGFLGGGEILREGQSKSGAIRIRGLTSAAAIWVSAALGVAAGCGLWQLSLVGTFLCILVLRVFKRWENEA
- a CDS encoding flavin-dependent dehydrogenase; amino-acid sequence: MKEILYLEVPTPDIGAVRTWLQEEFNPGYGEKIVTPDGFVVKSSNTTNHATNFPEISAFVWSVQRTTYLKVFRWEEKPIAQEKQFLQKLTDEIRQQFPYHYPEPPAIDLSHQSIFAALAPDYPQTVRFFQKMPNGEYDLKRVYWWEQRWREGVRNPQQPKQVVFSIDEGEKEQNLTLSSSHTYDLIYIGGALGVIHAAVMAQLGYRVLLVERLPFGRMNREWNISRSEFQSLIDLGLFTPDEFESVIAREYVDGFSKFFDSNNPSHLKALVLHTPTVLNVGLDAEKLLRVCGEKLRAAGGEIWDETEFIRADIDKTKVTITTQYLPDRAERKATGRLLVDAMGTASPISWQLNGGRAFDSVCPTVGAVLSGFEPGVWDVQYGDVLYSHGDVSRGRQLIWELFPAEGDDITIYLFHYHQVNKQNPGSLLEMYEDFFTILPEYRRCDMDKLVWKKPTFGYIPGHFSVGSSDRAVAYDRLIAIGDAASLQSPLIFTGFGSLVRNLGRLTELLDTALQHNLLSAKHLNQIRPYQSNVAVTWLFSKGMMVPTGRHIPPARINSMLNTFFGILATDSPQVAETFIKDRTDWLTFNRLALKAAKINPALLLWIWDLAGAKDIFRWLGSYLDFTIGAIVSWLLAGWFPNWLKHQQPWLEKRYPALWLWLLTQSYAFTSGVGRPKSRSFQLSGARIHKSEFRSQNSGVRI